In Methanosphaera sp. ISO3-F5, a genomic segment contains:
- a CDS encoding phage holin family protein gives MYLISFFGLGVSISHFNDIALFVIYISIINALLWPILTKILMPFLVLTFGIGTLILNGVLLQFIGPSFGIHVNGPAIILAPLAMSFVTTALSTILTIEDEGSYYRSVYRDAEKKRKKETKNYPGLIIVEIDGLAYDVLKEAVDKGLMPTVKSMMENTHNLRMWETDLSSQTGASQAGILHGNNEDITAFRWIEKENDNQMMQCSGVSKVKILESRISDGDGLLVDNGASRSNLFSGDTDNVIFTFSKILNLRKLYNKAWFSVFSNPSNFARIVCLFLYEMILEIVSQIKHVIKDIKPRISRGITYIPVRAATNVFMREINTSTLIGDMMVGDIDVAYSTYLGYDEIAHHSGVRDEDSWYALKGMDKQIKRLIKTNNYTPRKYQFVIQSDHGQTNGATFKQRYGQSFEDFVKSLLPTNMKMFAKMTSNEDHYAESFIPFSKKNDDLIDKGEQEKLGDSEVIVLASGNLAMIYLTQWSHRLTYEEIQMFFPELIPGIVNNEYIGFVVVKSSEKGNMAIGKNGTYYLDSDEIVGENPFRGFGKNIARHVKRNISFKYTPDILVNSFYDEENDEVCAFEELVGSHGGAGGSQSEPFILYPKTWNIEDDEIVGAESIYRILKDNLRKLKEECED, from the coding sequence TCATAGGACCCTCTTTCGGAATACATGTAAATGGGCCGGCAATAATTTTAGCTCCATTAGCAATGTCTTTTGTAACAACTGCATTATCAACAATATTAACTATTGAGGATGAAGGATCATATTACAGGTCTGTTTATAGAGATGCTGAAAAGAAAAGAAAAAAAGAAACCAAGAATTATCCTGGATTAATAATTGTTGAAATTGATGGTCTAGCATATGATGTTTTAAAAGAAGCTGTTGACAAGGGTTTAATGCCTACAGTTAAATCCATGATGGAAAATACTCATAATCTTAGGATGTGGGAAACTGATCTGTCCTCACAGACCGGTGCTAGTCAGGCAGGAATTTTACATGGAAATAATGAGGACATAACTGCATTCAGGTGGATTGAGAAAGAAAATGATAATCAGATGATGCAATGCTCTGGAGTAAGTAAAGTAAAAATATTAGAATCAAGAATTTCTGATGGTGACGGATTACTTGTAGACAATGGTGCCAGTAGGTCTAATCTGTTCTCTGGAGATACAGATAATGTGATTTTTACATTCAGTAAAATACTAAACCTTAGAAAATTATACAACAAAGCATGGTTTTCAGTGTTCTCTAATCCTAGTAACTTTGCGCGTATAGTGTGTTTATTTTTATATGAAATGATACTGGAAATTGTTTCACAGATAAAACATGTCATAAAGGATATTAAGCCTAGAATTAGTCGTGGCATCACATATATTCCTGTAAGAGCTGCTACTAATGTATTTATGAGGGAAATTAATACGTCCACATTGATTGGGGATATGATGGTCGGAGATATTGATGTTGCATATTCCACTTATCTCGGGTATGATGAAATAGCGCATCATTCAGGAGTTCGTGATGAAGATTCATGGTATGCTCTTAAGGGAATGGATAAACAGATTAAACGTTTAATCAAAACAAATAATTATACTCCTAGAAAATATCAGTTCGTAATCCAATCAGATCATGGTCAGACAAATGGTGCAACATTTAAACAAAGATACGGACAATCATTTGAAGATTTTGTTAAATCATTGCTTCCTACAAACATGAAAATGTTCGCAAAGATGACCTCAAATGAAGATCATTACGCTGAATCATTCATTCCATTTTCCAAAAAGAATGATGACTTGATTGATAAAGGAGAACAAGAAAAACTGGGAGATTCAGAAGTTATCGTGCTTGCTTCCGGAAATCTTGCAATGATCTATTTAACCCAGTGGAGTCATAGACTAACCTATGAAGAGATACAAATGTTCTTCCCTGAATTGATTCCGGGCATTGTTAACAATGAATATATCGGATTCGTAGTAGTCAAATCATCCGAAAAAGGAAACATGGCAATTGGTAAAAATGGTACTTACTACTTAGATTCTGATGAAATTGTTGGAGAAAATCCTTTCAGAGGATTTGGTAAAAACATTGCAAGACATGTTAAAAGAAACATTTCATTTAAGTACACTCCCGACATTTTAGTCAACAGTTTTTATGATGAAGAAAATGATGAAGTTTGTGCCTTTGAAGAATTAGTTGGAAGTCATGGTGGAGCTGGAGGAAGTCAATCAGAACCGTTTATACTTTATCCTAAAACTTGGAATATTGAGGATGATGAAATTGTTGGTGCTGAGAGCATTTACAGAATATTGAAAGATAATTTAAGAAAATTAAAAGAAGAATGTGAGGATTAA
- a CDS encoding IS4 family transposase, whose translation MCFMSFVSDYLEKINKYCCRKYVLDDVHFTRKRKIGMDDLILHIITNKNRANVVECLSFYKELKQDDFVTITPQAFSEKRQYLDPRVFVDMNSDLMSDIYNQSDELKEYKEYWIFGCDTSVIDCPNTPLTKKEWDVPKDNPIHEYRSRARISAITDDLNHFILSSEIVPKNTSEVELAINHINDLKDKITLNKSITVYDRGYNSTKLILYHLINKSNFIIRLKKDTYKNQRAKMLSDDENIEIKVKKIHKKDLTPEEKIIAKSIGNPQIRVVNIPVTRSNGETYIESLITNLPQEKFTPEDLKRLYGTRWETEINFDRLKNRLDIENFSGQKKITIQQDFYSHIFIFNILMATYNDATQQINRKSRKEVQEKLEYKPNLNTIIGLIRKYLLKLVFEDKATRTKIIKHITEIASKSLVTTKISPPPNTNNRLAQDPTNKHPGNNRKP comes from the coding sequence ATGTGTTTCATGTCTTTTGTTTCTGATTATCTGGAAAAAATTAATAAGTATTGTTGTAGAAAATATGTATTAGATGATGTTCATTTTACCCGTAAGCGTAAAATTGGGATGGATGATTTGATTCTTCATATTATTACCAATAAAAACCGTGCTAATGTTGTAGAATGTTTATCTTTTTATAAAGAACTTAAACAGGATGATTTTGTGACTATTACTCCTCAAGCTTTTAGTGAAAAACGACAATATTTGGATCCAAGAGTATTTGTTGATATGAATTCTGATTTGATGTCTGATATTTATAATCAAAGTGATGAATTAAAGGAATATAAAGAATATTGGATATTTGGTTGTGATACAAGTGTTATTGATTGTCCTAATACACCTTTAACTAAAAAAGAATGGGATGTTCCAAAAGATAATCCTATCCACGAATATCGTAGTAGAGCAAGAATTTCTGCCATTACTGATGATTTAAATCATTTTATTCTATCTTCAGAAATAGTTCCTAAAAATACATCAGAAGTAGAGTTAGCAATAAACCACATAAACGATTTAAAAGATAAGATAACTCTCAATAAGAGTATAACAGTATATGACCGAGGATATAACAGTACAAAACTAATATTATATCACTTGATTAACAAATCAAACTTCATAATAAGATTAAAAAAGGACACCTATAAAAATCAACGAGCAAAAATGCTATCAGATGATGAAAACATAGAAATCAAAGTCAAAAAGATTCATAAAAAAGATTTAACACCTGAAGAAAAAATAATTGCTAAAAGTATAGGAAACCCACAAATAAGAGTAGTGAACATACCAGTAACAAGATCCAATGGAGAAACATACATAGAATCATTAATAACCAATCTTCCACAAGAAAAATTTACCCCAGAAGACCTTAAAAGATTATATGGAACCCGATGGGAAACAGAAATCAATTTCGACAGATTAAAAAACAGATTAGACATAGAAAACTTCTCAGGACAAAAGAAAATAACCATACAACAAGACTTTTACAGCCACATATTCATTTTCAACATACTAATGGCAACATACAATGACGCCACACAACAAATAAACCGAAAATCACGAAAAGAAGTACAAGAAAAACTAGAATACAAACCAAACTTAAACACAATAATAGGACTAATAAGAAAATACCTATTAAAACTAGTATTCGAAGATAAAGCAACACGGACAAAAATAATAAAGCACATAACAGAAATAGCATCCAAAAGTTTAGTCACAACAAAAATAAGCCCACCCCCAAACACCAACAACAGACTAGCACAAGACCCAACAAACAAACACCCCGGAAACAACAGAAAACCATAA